Proteins from a single region of Ziziphus jujuba cultivar Dongzao chromosome 1, ASM3175591v1:
- the LOC107433467 gene encoding protein SUPPRESSOR OF FRI 4, which translates to MGKKKKRVSSKVWCYYCDREFDDEKILVQHQKAKHFKCHVCHKKLSTAGGMAIHVLQVHKETVTKVPNAKPGRESTDIEIYGMQGIPPDVLAAHYGEEEEDAPSKVARVDIPSTPIGSVVPGSLGIAYPPQPALGTMQPIYSSAVPLPPNSWSVPPRPQPWYPQHTAMSVPPASLNYAQQPLFPVQNARPPIPSSTSPALQTAQITPPGLPASTPPVAVSQPLFPVGGTNNVSSQNSPFSAPMLPTNIPSSSPLNVKASLDANSSTNTSLANSYQAPSIPGGILINSHSYASGPNTGGPSIGPPPVISNKAPATQPATNEVYLVWDDEAMSMEERRMSLAKYQVHDETSQMSSIDAAIDRRILESRLAGRMAF; encoded by the exons atggggaagaagaagaagagggttTCCTCGAAGGTTTGGTGCTATTACTGCGATAGGGAGTTCGACGACGAGAAGATATTGGTGCAGCATCAGAAGGCCAAGCACTTTAAATGCCACGTCTGCCACAAGAAGCTCTCAACAGCTGGTGGCATGGCCATACATGTCCTCCAGGTGCACAAAGAGACTGTCACCAA GGTTCCGAATGCAAAACCTGGCCGGGAATCGACAGACATTGAAATATATGGAATGCAAGGAATCCCACCTGACGTCTTGGCTGCACATTATGGAGAGGAAG AGGAAGATGCTCCATCAAAAGTGGCCAGAGTGGATATCCCATCAACTCCAATTGGCAGCGTGGTGCCTGGGTCGCTAGGTATTGCATATCCTCCTCAACCTGCATTAGGGACGATGCAGCCAAT TTATAGTTCTGCAGTACCACTTCCTCCTAATTCTTGGTCAGTTCCTCCTCGGCCCCAGCCTTGGTATCCTCAGCATACAGCAATGTCAGTTCCTCCTGCTTCATTGAATTATGCCCAGCAGCCATTATTCCCTGTGCAGAATGCTAGGCCTCCTATTCCATCATCGACATCACCTGCACTGCAAACTGCACAGATTACTCCTCCTGGACTGCCCGCATCCACACCTCCTGTTGCAGTTTCACAGCCCCTCTTTCCAGTGGGTGGTACTAACAATGTATCTAGTCAAAATTCACCATTTTCTGCTCCAATGCTTCCAACGAACATCCCATCTAGCTCACCACTAAATGTCAAAGCCTCATTGGATGCAAATTCAAGCACAAACACCTCTCTGGCAAATAGCTACCAAGCTCCAAGCATTCCAG GTGGGATATTAATCAATTCACACTCATATGCATCTGGACCTAATACGGGTGGTCCGTCAATTGGACCTCCCCCTGTTATTTCGAACAAGGCCCCTGCTACCCAGCCTGCTACTAACGAGGTGTATTTAGTTTGGGATGACGAGGCTATGTCCATG gaagaaagaagaatgtCCCTAGCAAAGTATCAGGTGCATGATGAAACTAGCCAG ATGAGCTCCATCGATGCAGCGATTGATAGAAGGATATTGGAAAGCCGGCTTGCTGGTCGAATGGCATTTTAA